Below is a genomic region from Virgibacillus dokdonensis.
TCTGTACCCAAATTTCCATTCCCTGCTGTTCTGGTTACAACGATTCCAGTAGCTGTAGAAATAAGCAAAGCTGGAATTTGACTGACTAACCCATCTCCTACTGTTAAGCGCATAAACGTATTAATCGCTTCTTGAAAAGACAAATCCATTTGCACCATGCCAATAATTAAACCAAAAATAATATTAATTAAAACGATAATAATACCTGCAATGGCATCACCTTTAACAAATTTACTTGCACCATCCATGGAGCCGTGAAAATCGGCTTCTTTTTCAATTTTTTCTCGCCGCTCTTTTGCTTGTTGTTCTGAAATTAAGCCAGCATTTAAATCAGCATCTATACTCATCTGTTTTCCAGGCATCGCATCTAATGTAAAGCGCGCAGCTACTTCCGATACACGTTCAGACCCTTTCGTAATAACGAGGAATTGAATGATAACTAAAATGACAAAGACGACAAATCCAACTAACGGATTCCCCCCAATAACAAATGATCCGAATGTGGCTACAACACCACCTGCATCCGCTTCGGATAATATGGATCTAGTTGTTGAAACGTTTAATCCAAGACGAAACAGCGTCAATAGTAATAACAGAGTTGGAAATACGGAAAATTGCAACGCTTCCTGCGTATTCATAGATACTAAAATAACAATTAACGCAAGGGAGATATTGCAAAGTATCAAAATACTTAACAACCATCCTGGTAGTGGTACAATGAGCATAATAATAATTAAAATAACGCCTAAAAGAACAGATAGATCTCTTGCTTTCATGGGGGACTCTCCTTATTGCTTAAACTTTTCTCTCTAATTTATATACGTACGCCAATATTTCTGCAACCGCCTGAAAAAACGATTCTGGTATAACGTCGCCGATATCTACAACACGATATAATGAACGAGCAAGCGGCTTATTTTCAACAGTCATGACGCTATTTTCCTTAGCTACCTGTTTAATTCTTAGCGCTACCTCATCCACACCTTTAGCCAAAATGTACGGGGCAGCAGCTTTTTCTTCATCGTATTTAATGGCAATGGCTACATGCGTTGGATTTGTAATAATGACATCTGCGTTTGGAACTTCACTCATCATTCTTCTTGTAGCCATTTGCCTTTGACGCTCTTTTATCTTTGATTTAATAAGTGGGTCGCCTTCCACGTTTTTAAATTCATCTTTTACATCTTGTTTTGACATTTTCATATTTTTTTCATAGTCGTAGCGTTGATATGCATAATCGAATACAGCTAAAAACACTAGAATAATAACAGCGATAATTCCCATAACGATCGTGACTTTCCCAAAGAAACCAAGTGCTGTATCAGCATTTTTAAACGCCATCATCATCATTTCATCTTTATAAATCCAAATCACAGTAAAAGTTACTGTACCAATACTAACGATTTTTAATAGTGATTTAAGTAATTCCACAATCGCTCGCAAAGAAAAAATTCGCTTTGCCCCTTGAATAGGGTCAATCTTTTTTAAATCAAACTTCAGTGGCTCCGTTGTAAATAAAAAGCCAATTTGCAAAAAATTTGCAGCCAGTGCGCCGATAATCACAATGATCATAATTGGCGCTAACATTTTTGCTACTTCCAGTGTAGCTCCATTGAAAACTTGTGCCACAGTAGTTTCCGTTACTTGCCAATGAATAAACTCCGTAAATGTATGTTCATATAAAGATGTCATTTGATTCTTCATGGAACTTCCGAAAACATAAAGAACGATGAGCGCAAATAACAACAATATGGCTGTATTAACATCTTGACTCTTAGCAACTTTTCCTTTTTTTCTTTCATCTTGACGTTTTTTCGGGGTAGCTTTTTCCGTCTTTTCACCAGCAAAATATTGTAAGTCCAGCTTTAATGACAACTTATCCACCCCCGAATAAATATAGCAAACTGCGTATCGTAGCAAATAAAATTTCAAAAAGATCTTTTGCTAACACTACATATAAACTCATAAAAACCAATAATACGATAAAACTAACTAGTATTTTTAATGGTAAGCCAACAACAAACACATTTAATTGTGGAACGGTTCGAGCAATAATTCCTAACGCTACATCAACTAGGAAAAGGCAGCCTACAATTGGAATGGCAATTTGAAAAGCAATAAGAAACATCGCGTTAAAACTTTCGATAACATAGTGAACGATCGATTCATTTTGAAATGGGACATATTGCTCTAATGGGATAAATTGATAGCTATTTACCATTCCATCTATTAAGATATGGTGTCCATTTACCGATAGTAGAAATAGTAAAGCAAAAATATAAAAATATTGACCAGTTAGCGGGCTTTGTGCTCCCGTTTGTGGATCAATAACATTGGCAATGGCAAAACCCATTTGAAAATCAATAAAACCACCAGCGATTTGCACTGCTGACAAAATGATATATGCGATCAAACCTATAAGCAAACCAACTACAGTTTCCTTTAAGAGAAGTAAAAAATAATGTCCATCTATCGCTATCGCAGGAGCATCAACCGCATAAAACATTAAGAAAGCAAGAAAAAAGCTTAATCCTAATTTAAACGGCCTTGGAATTGTTCGATAAGAAAATAATGGCATCGTAGCAAAAAACGCTACTACACGTACTAAAATTAGTAAAAATACAGGTAAACGATTTATATCAATAACATCTAACATTTTTTATCCTACAAACTGATTCATATTTTGAAATAGATTAGAAGTGAACTCAATCATTTGTGTTAACATCCAAGGCCCAAAGAAAACTAATCCTACCAATACAGCAACAATCTTAGGAATAAATGCTAACGTTTGCTCCTGTATTTGTGTTGTTGCTTGAAAAATACTGACAAGCAGTCCTACAACTAGCGCAAGTAAAAGCAGTGGGCCAGTTACTAGTAAGATGGTAAACACGCCTTTTTCTGCTAGCGTTAAAACGAATTCACTGCTCATTTTTGTGCCCCCTATCTGGTTTAAGGAATACAGGACGGCTAACGCCCTGCACCTCCTATTTAAAAGCTGTCCAGTAATGAATGAGTAATTAAATACCAACCGTCTACCAGCACAAATAGTAATATTTTAAATGGCAATGAAATCATAACGGGAGGAAGCATCATCATCCCCATAGACATCAATACACTGGCAACAGCCATATCTATAATAAGAAAGGGAACAAAAATCATAAACCCCATTTGAAATGCTGTTTTTAATTCGCTTATAGCAAATGCGGGAACTAAGGTTGTTAACGGTATTTCCTCGACAGCATTTGGGCGCTCTAGTTCAGCGTAATTCATAAATAAGGCTAAATCTTTTTGCCGCGTATGTTCAGCCATAAATTGCTTAATTGGTGTACTTGCTTCATCGTATGCTTCATCTAATGTCATTTCCTCATCGAACAATGGCTGCAATGCATTATCATACACGTCATTAAATACAGGTGCCATAATGAAAAAAGTAAGA
It encodes:
- the fliQ gene encoding flagellar biosynthesis protein FliQ, which translates into the protein MSSEFVLTLAEKGVFTILLVTGPLLLLALVVGLLVSIFQATTQIQEQTLAFIPKIVAVLVGLVFFGPWMLTQMIEFTSNLFQNMNQFVG
- the fliR gene encoding flagellar biosynthetic protein FliR encodes the protein MLDVIDINRLPVFLLILVRVVAFFATMPLFSYRTIPRPFKLGLSFFLAFLMFYAVDAPAIAIDGHYFLLLLKETVVGLLIGLIAYIILSAVQIAGGFIDFQMGFAIANVIDPQTGAQSPLTGQYFYIFALLFLLSVNGHHILIDGMVNSYQFIPLEQYVPFQNESIVHYVIESFNAMFLIAFQIAIPIVGCLFLVDVALGIIARTVPQLNVFVVGLPLKILVSFIVLLVFMSLYVVLAKDLFEILFATIRSLLYLFGGG
- the flhB gene encoding flagellar biosynthesis protein FlhB, which codes for MSLKLDLQYFAGEKTEKATPKKRQDERKKGKVAKSQDVNTAILLLFALIVLYVFGSSMKNQMTSLYEHTFTEFIHWQVTETTVAQVFNGATLEVAKMLAPIMIIVIIGALAANFLQIGFLFTTEPLKFDLKKIDPIQGAKRIFSLRAIVELLKSLLKIVSIGTVTFTVIWIYKDEMMMMAFKNADTALGFFGKVTIVMGIIAVIILVFLAVFDYAYQRYDYEKNMKMSKQDVKDEFKNVEGDPLIKSKIKERQRQMATRRMMSEVPNADVIITNPTHVAIAIKYDEEKAAAPYILAKGVDEVALRIKQVAKENSVMTVENKPLARSLYRVVDIGDVIPESFFQAVAEILAYVYKLERKV
- the fliP gene encoding flagellar type III secretion system pore protein FliP (The bacterial flagellar biogenesis protein FliP forms a type III secretion system (T3SS)-type pore required for flagellar assembly.), which encodes MNEFIDMFSSSDPENVSTSIKLVLLLTVLTLAPSILILMTSFTRIVIVLSFVRTSLATQQMPPNQVLIGLALFLTFFIMAPVFNDVYDNALQPLFDEEMTLDEAYDEASTPIKQFMAEHTRQKDLALFMNYAELERPNAVEEIPLTTLVPAFAISELKTAFQMGFMIFVPFLIIDMAVASVLMSMGMMMLPPVMISLPFKILLFVLVDGWYLITHSLLDSF